A region from the uncultured Bacteroides sp. genome encodes:
- the sulP gene encoding sulfate permease, whose protein sequence is MKAFEFKPKLFFALKNYSKTMFMADLMAGVIVGIVALPLAIAFGIASGVSPEKGIITAIIAGFIISLMGGSKVQIGGPTGAFIVIVYGIIQQYGEAGLIVATIMAGILLILLGIFKLGTIIKFIPYPIIVGFTSGIAVTIFTTQIADIFGLHFGGEKVPGDFIGKWMMYFNHFDTINWWNTIISVGSIAIIAITPKFMKKIPGSLIAIIIITIVVYLLKIYGGVDTIDTIGDRFSIKTELPSAQVPALNWEAIKGLFPAAITIAVLGAIESLLSATVADGVIGDKHNSNTELIAQGTANIIVPLFGGIPATGAIARTMTNINNGGKSPVAGIIHACVLLLILLFLMPLAQYIPMACLAGVLVVVSYNMSEWRTFRALMKNPKSDITVLLITFFLTIIFDLTIAIEVGLVIACLLFMRRVAETTEISVLTDEIDPNAELDIAVHQENLIIPSEVEVYEIDGPYFFGIANKFEEQMVQLGDRPKVRIIRMRKVPFIDSTGIHNLTNLCKMSKKEKITVILSGINPKVQNVLEKSGFYNLLGEDNICENINVAIDRAKEIIHH, encoded by the coding sequence ATGAAAGCATTCGAATTTAAACCAAAGCTATTCTTTGCACTGAAGAATTATTCTAAAACAATGTTCATGGCCGATTTGATGGCAGGTGTTATTGTAGGTATCGTTGCTCTTCCTCTGGCTATCGCATTTGGCATTGCATCGGGAGTTTCTCCCGAAAAAGGAATCATTACAGCCATCATCGCAGGATTTATTATTTCTCTGATGGGCGGAAGTAAAGTGCAGATAGGTGGCCCTACAGGTGCTTTTATTGTCATTGTATATGGCATTATACAACAATATGGAGAAGCCGGACTCATTGTTGCCACCATCATGGCGGGAATATTACTTATTTTACTGGGAATATTCAAATTGGGAACTATCATTAAATTTATTCCTTACCCGATCATTGTTGGTTTTACCAGTGGCATTGCTGTTACAATATTTACTACGCAAATAGCCGATATCTTTGGACTTCATTTCGGAGGGGAAAAAGTGCCGGGAGATTTCATTGGAAAATGGATGATGTACTTTAATCATTTCGACACCATCAATTGGTGGAACACAATTATAAGCGTGGGGAGTATTGCCATTATTGCAATCACTCCGAAATTTATGAAGAAAATTCCGGGATCATTAATTGCCATTATCATAATCACAATAGTAGTTTATCTACTAAAAATATACGGAGGCGTTGATACAATAGATACAATTGGAGATCGCTTCAGTATTAAAACAGAATTGCCGAGCGCTCAGGTACCGGCCCTAAACTGGGAAGCAATAAAGGGACTTTTCCCTGCTGCCATAACCATTGCCGTACTGGGTGCCATAGAGTCGTTGCTATCTGCCACGGTAGCCGATGGGGTAATTGGAGATAAACATAACTCCAACACTGAATTAATAGCACAGGGCACAGCCAATATCATTGTTCCGCTTTTTGGAGGCATTCCCGCCACAGGAGCCATTGCACGCACCATGACCAATATCAATAACGGTGGAAAATCTCCGGTAGCCGGAATTATTCATGCCTGCGTTCTGCTACTGATCTTGCTTTTTTTGATGCCATTGGCGCAATACATACCTATGGCATGCCTTGCCGGCGTACTGGTTGTTGTATCGTATAATATGAGTGAGTGGCGTACATTCAGAGCCTTGATGAAAAATCCAAAATCAGACATTACTGTTCTGCTTATCACCTTCTTCCTGACAATCATCTTCGATCTGACGATAGCGATTGAAGTGGGTCTGGTTATTGCTTGTTTGCTGTTTATGCGCCGCGTAGCCGAAACAACAGAGATCTCTGTTCTCACAGACGAAATAGATCCAAATGCAGAATTGGATATTGCCGTGCATCAGGAGAATTTAATTATCCCTTCCGAAGTAGAAGTTTATGAAATTGACGGTCCTTATTTCTTTGGCATAGCCAATAAATTCGAAGAACAAATGGTACAACTGGGCGACCGGCCTAAAGTGCGCATAATCCGTATGCGTAAAGTTCCTTTTATTGATTCTACGGGCATACATAATCTAACGAATCTCTGTAAAATGTCTAAGAAGGAAAAAATAACCGTTATACTATCCGGCATAAATCCGAAAGTACAAAATGTACTCGAAAAATCGGGCTTTTACAATTTACTGGGCGAAGATAACATTTGCGAAAACATCAATGTCGCCATAGACAGAGCCAAAGAAATTATTCATCATTAA
- a CDS encoding rubrerythrin, whose amino-acid sequence MAKSIKGTQTEKNLMHSFAGESQARMRYTYFASAAKKEGFEQIAAIFTETADQEKEHAKRMFKYLEGGMVEVTGSFPAGVIGKTIDNLQAAAAGEHEEWSLDYPRFADVAEQEGFYEIAAMYHNISIAEKGHEERYLTFVKNIETASVFAKEGEVIWQCRNCGYIHIGNEAPEVCPACLHPQAYFEVKKENY is encoded by the coding sequence ATGGCTAAAAGTATTAAAGGAACTCAAACAGAAAAGAATCTGATGCATTCTTTCGCCGGAGAATCTCAGGCAAGAATGCGTTATACTTATTTTGCAAGCGCAGCTAAGAAAGAAGGTTTTGAACAAATTGCCGCTATTTTTACAGAAACAGCCGATCAGGAAAAAGAACATGCAAAACGTATGTTTAAGTATCTTGAAGGAGGGATGGTTGAAGTTACCGGTAGTTTTCCTGCCGGAGTGATAGGTAAAACAATCGACAACCTTCAGGCTGCCGCCGCTGGTGAGCACGAAGAATGGTCATTAGACTATCCTCGTTTTGCTGATGTAGCAGAACAAGAAGGTTTTTATGAAATAGCTGCTATGTATCACAATATCTCCATAGCCGAGAAAGGACATGAAGAAAGATACCTTACTTTTGTGAAGAACATTGAAACGGCCTCTGTCTTTGCTAAAGAGGGAGAAGTTATTTGGCAATGCCGTAATTGCGGATACATTCATATAGGTAATGAAGCTCCTGAAGTCTGTCCTGCCTGCCTGCATCCGCAAGCTTATTTTGAAGTAAAGAAGGAAAACTACTAA
- a CDS encoding TonB-dependent receptor, which yields MRKTFFEKCIAVHLFGIALAILLLLPAISSLRANPTQDKPISGIVTSASDGEPLIGVSVLVKGTTNGIVTDLDGRYSLRVDQGQTLVFSYIGCITQEIKYAGQATLNVILKEDTEVLDEVVVVGYGVQKKKLITGATVQVKGDNLQKMNTTNPLQALQGQTPGVSIASTSGQPGSDMKVTIRGLGTVGKSGPLYIIDGVEGDISVLNAANIESIDVLKDAASAAIYGAQSANGVVLVTTKSGKEGKAQVTFDGYYGVQDVARKAKMLNSTQYMAIMNEQALNSGSSVFDFSQEARPGIYNTDGTVINTDWIDQMFKNNAKTQSYTLGISGGSSTSTYAISLGYLAQEGIVGGKDVSDYERYNFRVNTEHKLYKDVLKVGQHTSFVYTKNTGISVGNQYSNTLRGAFSTSPLSPVYSDNNTYDSPYNDTSNSDWYNGDGNPYGSMMTNTNNLSDNQKFVADVYAELQPIKNLKIRSVFGFNYYSSEYRSYSPLYHLSVFSYNDTHTSVSQNMSKGHTMTWTNTASYDFTVGDHAINALIGMEAQRYQGTYLSASNWDLKSIFSDWQHAYIDNTENTDSDGKDLSGKPEENYRRVSYFGRVGYNYKEKYLFNATLRADASSKFSKGNRWGYFPSVSAGWVLTNEEFMKPVTDFMDYLKLRASWGQVGNQNIPNFQYSAPITTSTTNYIFGTEGLGADYNQWGAYPSRLANSNIKWETSEQVNIGVDARFLGKLNANVDFYIKTTKDWLVEAPILATVGTGAPYINGGDVKNTGLELALTWNDHIGKFNYNVGVNGAYNKNKVGKIPTEDGIIHGLTNMLYDNSEEFYRAQNGHAIGYYWGYKTDGLFQNTQEIADWKDAGNGILQSNVKPGDVRYVDQDHNGVIDENDKVDLGNGMPDFTYGFNFGFDYKGFDFSLNANGMIGNKIVQSYRNHGGNSKSNYTTAILARWTGEGTSNRIPRVTETNINWQFSDLYVHDGDFLRISNITLGYDFSKLISLKYISQVRLYAQVQNAFTFTKYNGMDPEIGYGTEDDGWVSGIDLGYYPRPVTFLIGANIKF from the coding sequence ATGAGAAAAACATTTTTTGAAAAATGCATAGCTGTGCATCTATTTGGTATTGCATTGGCAATCTTACTACTTTTGCCGGCAATAAGTAGCTTACGGGCTAATCCTACTCAAGATAAACCGATATCGGGTATTGTTACTTCCGCTTCAGACGGGGAGCCTCTTATAGGAGTAAGCGTTTTGGTCAAAGGAACAACAAACGGAATCGTGACGGATCTTGACGGAAGGTATTCTTTAAGAGTCGATCAGGGGCAAACGCTGGTGTTTTCTTATATTGGTTGCATTACCCAAGAGATTAAATATGCAGGTCAAGCAACACTTAATGTTATTTTAAAAGAGGATACTGAAGTTTTGGATGAAGTGGTAGTAGTGGGTTATGGGGTACAGAAAAAGAAACTGATTACCGGTGCAACCGTACAGGTTAAAGGTGATAACCTTCAAAAAATGAATACGACTAATCCGCTCCAGGCGTTGCAGGGGCAGACTCCGGGTGTAAGCATCGCATCTACTTCCGGCCAGCCGGGTTCGGATATGAAGGTGACTATCCGTGGTTTGGGAACGGTAGGCAAGTCGGGCCCTCTTTATATTATTGATGGGGTAGAGGGTGATATTTCTGTGTTGAATGCTGCCAATATAGAATCCATTGATGTTTTAAAAGATGCAGCTTCTGCCGCTATATACGGTGCGCAATCGGCTAACGGGGTAGTTCTTGTAACAACTAAATCGGGTAAAGAAGGTAAAGCGCAAGTCACTTTTGACGGCTATTATGGCGTGCAGGATGTGGCTCGCAAAGCCAAGATGCTTAATTCTACTCAATACATGGCTATCATGAATGAGCAGGCATTAAACTCAGGTTCTTCGGTGTTCGATTTTTCACAAGAGGCTCGTCCGGGTATTTATAATACGGATGGAACGGTTATAAATACCGACTGGATAGATCAGATGTTTAAAAACAATGCCAAAACTCAGAGTTATACACTGGGAATTAGTGGTGGATCTTCAACTTCCACGTATGCTATATCTTTGGGTTACCTTGCTCAGGAAGGTATTGTGGGAGGCAAGGATGTCTCCGATTATGAGCGTTATAATTTCCGTGTGAATACGGAGCATAAACTATATAAAGATGTACTAAAAGTAGGTCAGCACACTAGTTTTGTTTATACAAAAAACACAGGTATTAGTGTTGGCAATCAATATAGCAATACACTTCGGGGAGCTTTCTCAACTTCTCCTTTATCTCCTGTTTATAGTGACAATAACACGTATGATAGCCCTTATAATGACACATCCAATTCCGATTGGTATAATGGCGATGGAAATCCCTACGGATCAATGATGACCAATACTAACAATTTGAGTGATAATCAGAAATTTGTAGCCGATGTATATGCTGAATTGCAACCTATTAAGAATTTGAAGATAAGATCTGTATTTGGCTTTAACTATTATAGCTCAGAATACAGAAGTTACTCTCCTTTATATCATTTGTCGGTGTTTTCTTATAATGATACTCATACTTCTGTTTCTCAAAACATGAGTAAGGGGCACACCATGACATGGACTAACACGGCCAGTTACGATTTTACTGTTGGTGATCATGCCATCAATGCTTTAATAGGCATGGAAGCTCAACGCTATCAGGGAACTTATTTGAGCGCAAGCAATTGGGATTTAAAGAGTATATTCAGTGATTGGCAACATGCCTATATTGACAATACCGAGAATACAGATTCAGACGGCAAAGATCTTTCCGGTAAACCGGAAGAAAATTATCGCCGGGTTTCTTATTTCGGACGTGTAGGATATAATTATAAAGAAAAGTATTTGTTTAATGCCACTTTACGTGCCGATGCTTCTTCTAAGTTTTCTAAAGGTAATCGCTGGGGATATTTTCCTTCAGTGTCTGCCGGCTGGGTTTTGACCAATGAAGAATTCATGAAACCGGTAACTGATTTTATGGATTATTTGAAACTTAGAGCCAGTTGGGGGCAAGTGGGTAATCAGAACATTCCTAATTTTCAATATTCAGCTCCGATTACAACGTCCACAACTAATTATATTTTTGGAACCGAAGGCCTCGGAGCCGATTATAATCAGTGGGGTGCTTACCCCAGTCGTTTAGCTAACTCAAACATTAAATGGGAAACCTCGGAACAGGTTAATATAGGCGTGGATGCCCGTTTTCTGGGCAAATTGAACGCGAATGTTGATTTCTATATAAAAACGACGAAAGACTGGTTGGTTGAAGCACCTATTCTTGCAACTGTAGGTACAGGAGCTCCTTATATTAACGGGGGCGACGTTAAAAATACCGGATTGGAATTGGCACTGACATGGAATGATCACATAGGGAAATTTAATTATAACGTAGGCGTTAATGGCGCTTATAATAAGAATAAGGTAGGCAAAATCCCTACGGAGGATGGCATTATTCATGGCTTAACCAATATGTTGTATGACAATTCCGAGGAATTTTATCGGGCACAAAATGGTCATGCTATAGGTTACTATTGGGGATATAAAACAGACGGTCTGTTTCAAAACACTCAGGAGATAGCTGATTGGAAAGATGCAGGCAATGGCATTCTTCAATCGAATGTGAAGCCCGGTGACGTGAGATACGTCGATCAGGATCACAATGGGGTTATTGATGAAAATGATAAAGTGGATTTAGGCAACGGTATGCCCGATTTTACGTATGGATTCAATTTCGGTTTTGACTATAAGGGTTTTGACTTTTCACTGAATGCCAATGGCATGATAGGTAATAAAATAGTTCAGTCATACCGTAATCACGGAGGTAATTCCAAGTCTAATTACACTACTGCTATCTTAGCCCGGTGGACGGGTGAGGGAACTTCCAATCGCATTCCTCGTGTAACGGAGACAAATATAAACTGGCAATTCTCCGATTTGTATGTGCACGATGGAGATTTCCTGAGAATTAGCAATATAACGTTAGGCTATGATTTTTCAAAACTAATTAGTTTGAAGTACATCAGCCAAGTGAGGCTGTATGCTCAGGTACAGAATGCATTTACATTTACCAAATATAATGGTATGGATCCTGAAATTGGTTATGGCACAGAAGATGATGGTTGGGTATCCGGAATCGATCTTGGTTATTATCCGCGTCCGGTAACTTTTCTTATTGGGGCTAACATTAAATTTTAA
- a CDS encoding RagB/SusD family nutrient uptake outer membrane protein: protein MNKLKLNILSLGLVSLGLAACSESFLDVEPMTSVTTENFYKTTDDAERALIGCYDGWQCTTSNGNLGIYVASEIMSDECFGGTGNTDGKGYQAVDRFDISISSSDANLFNGVWADYYTGIFRCNTLLQKMDQIDWKGDSKAKSRVEGETRTLRAIMYFDLVRLFGHIPLLTEPTEDNIPQSDPVEVYKLIAEDLKFAADSIPADAYPKASSATNDGRITCYAAKALLARVYLFYTGYYGASDLAGVVTQAQALQGLEDVISSHEYDLVPDFKNLWPAASSTPIEGKYAFESTYAGDGNIETVLAEKFNTTQDYNGNSDGNRWLAMMGMRNTNWSPYGKGWGACTVHPKVWSAFESGDTRKKASVIDLAGEGIESSFDIKDQREYTGYTVKKYTPMAYYDGTSASKEDGSGDFQIAQHQDFVVMRYADVLLMAAELGSASSQDYFDQVRGRAGLGSKAVTKGNIMQERFYEFAFEGQRYWDLLRQGIDVAAATIAEEDGVTVTSGGNSDKVTILTDKVKATKGLCQIPSTQITLSNNVLVQNEGW from the coding sequence ATGAATAAGTTAAAATTAAACATATTATCTCTTGGTCTGGTTAGTCTGGGACTAGCTGCTTGCTCGGAGAGTTTCCTTGATGTGGAGCCGATGACTTCTGTGACTACGGAAAACTTCTATAAAACGACTGATGATGCCGAAAGAGCTCTGATAGGCTGTTATGACGGTTGGCAGTGTACTACTTCCAATGGCAACCTTGGTATTTATGTGGCTTCTGAGATAATGTCTGACGAATGTTTCGGTGGTACAGGTAATACTGATGGTAAGGGCTATCAGGCCGTCGATCGTTTTGATATATCGATTTCTTCATCAGATGCTAATCTTTTTAATGGAGTATGGGCCGATTATTATACCGGTATATTCCGTTGCAACACCTTGTTGCAGAAAATGGATCAGATTGATTGGAAAGGCGACAGCAAAGCCAAAAGCAGAGTAGAAGGTGAAACCCGTACGCTTCGCGCCATAATGTATTTTGATCTGGTACGCCTGTTTGGACATATTCCTCTTCTTACGGAGCCCACTGAAGATAATATTCCTCAATCTGATCCGGTAGAGGTATATAAACTGATTGCCGAAGATTTAAAGTTTGCAGCGGACAGTATTCCTGCAGATGCTTACCCGAAAGCCAGTTCGGCAACGAATGACGGACGTATTACATGTTATGCCGCCAAAGCTTTGTTGGCACGGGTTTATTTATTTTATACAGGCTATTATGGAGCTTCAGATCTGGCAGGTGTAGTGACCCAGGCGCAGGCTCTTCAAGGGTTGGAGGATGTTATCTCCAGTCACGAATACGACTTGGTTCCCGATTTTAAAAATCTTTGGCCGGCGGCTTCTTCTACTCCGATTGAAGGAAAATATGCCTTTGAATCAACATATGCAGGCGATGGGAATATTGAAACGGTTCTGGCGGAAAAGTTCAATACAACTCAGGATTATAATGGCAATTCGGATGGTAACCGTTGGTTAGCTATGATGGGAATGCGTAATACCAATTGGTCTCCGTATGGGAAAGGTTGGGGTGCGTGTACCGTACATCCCAAGGTATGGTCTGCTTTTGAATCTGGCGATACACGTAAGAAAGCCTCCGTCATTGATTTGGCAGGTGAAGGCATTGAATCTTCGTTTGATATCAAAGATCAGCGCGAATATACCGGTTATACGGTCAAAAAATATACTCCGATGGCTTACTATGACGGAACTTCAGCTTCAAAAGAAGACGGTTCCGGAGATTTTCAGATAGCTCAGCATCAGGATTTTGTGGTGATGCGCTATGCCGATGTTCTTTTAATGGCAGCTGAATTGGGCAGTGCCAGTTCACAAGACTATTTTGATCAGGTACGAGGACGTGCAGGTCTGGGATCTAAAGCAGTTACTAAAGGGAATATAATGCAGGAAAGGTTTTATGAATTTGCCTTTGAAGGCCAGCGTTATTGGGACTTATTGCGGCAAGGCATTGATGTGGCGGCTGCGACGATAGCCGAGGAAGATGGAGTAACGGTAACCAGTGGTGGAAACTCTGATAAAGTTACTATTTTGACAGATAAGGTAAAAGCAACAAAAGGGCTTTGCCAGATCCCATCTACACAAATAACGCTTTCTAATAATGTCTTAGTGCAAAACGAAGGTTGGTAA
- a CDS encoding cellulase family glycosylhydrolase, protein MKKVKIASMFILLICLNLFFSCSDDDAKADPELTVAKEELTFAKESSMQKLAIKTNIKWSASSSEAWCTLSPSSGEAGVTQIEVSASENASTDVREAVITITVGSLSKQVTVSQAKTPLLIVKKSQYDVAADGGQITVELQTSDAHEVTVNNEWITKSTTRAVSDVSEVFTVAVNSSNIARVGTIIFSMAGLADTVTINQAGVEAAIAADETGMSSDAFALAKKIVLGWNLGNTMEVPATDGGETGWGNPKTTKAMIDAVKAAGFNAVRIPCAWDSYIEDETTYKVKDSWFARVKEVVDYCVDNNMYAILNIHWDGGWLENNPTAAKQEEVNKEQQALWTQIAVYFRGYDEHLLFAGTNEVHMDGVYTDPTTENITVQQSYNQTFVDAVRATGGKNAYRNLIVQTYNTNIAYGVKYMEMPADAVQNRVMAEVHYYDPYDFALNEGSSVYYWGEEYKQYGSVGSWGQEDYLDASFASVKTSFVDKGYPVILGEYGAIRRSSLTGDALTHHLASRAYYLKSVTACAKKYGLVPFYWDNGSTGSNGMGLFNRSAATVFDQQAVDALVQGAETAYP, encoded by the coding sequence ATGAAAAAAGTGAAGATTGCCTCTATGTTTATATTACTTATTTGCTTAAACCTGTTTTTCTCTTGTTCAGATGATGATGCTAAAGCAGATCCCGAACTGACTGTTGCTAAAGAAGAGCTTACTTTTGCCAAAGAGAGCAGCATGCAGAAACTGGCTATTAAGACGAATATCAAATGGTCTGCTTCTTCTTCCGAAGCATGGTGCACACTATCTCCCTCTTCGGGTGAAGCCGGAGTTACGCAGATTGAGGTCTCGGCTTCGGAAAACGCATCTACTGATGTGCGCGAGGCTGTTATTACCATAACGGTAGGATCGCTGTCCAAGCAAGTAACGGTTTCACAGGCAAAAACGCCTTTACTTATTGTCAAGAAAAGCCAGTATGATGTAGCGGCTGACGGGGGGCAGATTACCGTTGAGCTGCAAACGTCTGATGCCCATGAAGTAACAGTCAATAATGAATGGATCACAAAAAGTACCACCCGTGCTGTGTCGGATGTTTCGGAGGTGTTTACCGTAGCTGTAAACTCCAGTAACATTGCACGCGTAGGGACTATTATCTTTTCTATGGCCGGATTGGCTGATACTGTTACAATTAATCAGGCCGGAGTTGAAGCCGCAATAGCGGCAGACGAAACCGGAATGAGCAGTGATGCGTTTGCGCTGGCAAAGAAAATAGTACTCGGATGGAATCTGGGTAATACCATGGAGGTGCCTGCCACTGATGGTGGTGAAACCGGATGGGGAAATCCGAAGACAACGAAAGCGATGATCGATGCGGTAAAAGCTGCCGGATTTAATGCTGTTCGCATTCCTTGTGCGTGGGATAGTTACATTGAAGATGAGACAACGTATAAGGTAAAAGATTCATGGTTTGCCCGTGTAAAAGAAGTGGTAGACTATTGTGTAGATAACAACATGTATGCTATTCTGAATATTCATTGGGATGGTGGCTGGTTGGAGAATAATCCTACCGCAGCCAAGCAGGAAGAAGTGAACAAAGAGCAACAGGCTTTGTGGACCCAGATAGCTGTTTACTTTAGGGGCTATGATGAGCATTTGCTTTTTGCCGGAACCAACGAGGTACACATGGATGGTGTATATACAGACCCCACAACGGAGAACATCACCGTACAGCAATCTTACAATCAGACTTTTGTAGATGCCGTGCGTGCTACGGGTGGGAAAAATGCATACCGCAACCTGATTGTGCAGACTTATAACACGAATATAGCCTATGGTGTGAAATATATGGAGATGCCTGCGGATGCCGTACAGAACCGGGTGATGGCGGAAGTTCATTATTATGACCCGTACGACTTTGCATTGAATGAGGGAAGCTCTGTTTATTACTGGGGAGAGGAGTACAAACAGTATGGTTCGGTAGGAAGTTGGGGGCAGGAAGATTATCTGGATGCTTCTTTTGCCTCGGTGAAAACCAGCTTTGTAGACAAGGGCTATCCGGTTATTCTGGGCGAATATGGTGCTATCAGGCGCTCTTCGTTAACAGGCGATGCTTTAACGCATCATTTGGCCTCTCGTGCTTATTACCTGAAGAGTGTAACTGCATGTGCTAAGAAATACGGATTAGTTCCTTTCTATTGGGATAATGGCTCTACCGGAAGTAATGGAATGGGATTGTTTAACCGTTCTGCCGCTACGGTTTTTGATCAGCAGGCGGTAGATGCTCTTGTGCAGGGGGCTGAAACGGCTTATCCTTAA
- the nadB gene encoding L-aspartate oxidase, producing the protein MIKKFDFLVIGSGIAGMSFALKVAHKGRVALVCKTELEEANTFYAQGGVASVTNTLVDNFEKHIEDTMIAGDLISDRAAVEKVVREAPEQIKELISWGVKFDKNDKGDFDLHREGGHSEFRILHHKDNTGAEIQDSLIEAIKQHPNITVLENHFAIEILTQHHLGVEVTRQTPDIQCYGAYILDPQTGKVDTYLAKVTLMATGGVGAVYQTMTNPLVATGDGIAMVYRAKGTVKDMEFIQFHPTALYHPGDRPSFLITEAMRGYGGVLRTKDGQEFMQKYDSRLSLAPRDIVARAIDNEMKNRGDEHVYLDVTHKNAEETKKHFPNIYEKCLSLGIDITKDYIPVAPAAHYLCGGIKVDLNGQSSIDRLYAVGECSCTGLHGGNRLASNSLIEAVVYADAAAKHSLETIEHYSYNTDIPEWNDEGTRSPEEMVLITQSMKEVNQIMTTYVGIVRSDLRLKRAWDRLDILYEETESLFKRSFASKEICELRNVINVGYLIMRQAIERKESRGLHYTIDYPHAKK; encoded by the coding sequence ATGATTAAAAAGTTCGATTTCCTTGTAATCGGTTCCGGCATAGCCGGCATGAGTTTTGCTCTGAAAGTAGCACACAAGGGCAGAGTTGCACTCGTCTGCAAAACGGAACTGGAAGAGGCGAACACCTTTTATGCGCAAGGAGGTGTAGCATCGGTAACCAACACGCTGGTAGATAACTTCGAAAAACATATTGAAGACACAATGATTGCCGGCGACTTGATAAGTGACCGGGCGGCCGTTGAGAAAGTAGTGCGCGAAGCTCCCGAACAGATAAAAGAACTGATAAGCTGGGGCGTGAAATTTGATAAGAATGACAAAGGAGACTTTGATCTTCACCGCGAAGGCGGACACTCTGAATTCCGCATTCTGCACCACAAAGACAATACCGGTGCCGAAATTCAAGACAGCCTCATTGAGGCCATCAAGCAACATCCCAATATTACGGTACTCGAAAATCATTTCGCCATAGAGATACTTACCCAGCACCACTTAGGAGTTGAGGTAACCCGCCAAACGCCTGACATTCAATGCTATGGGGCTTACATACTCGACCCCCAAACAGGAAAAGTAGATACCTATCTGGCAAAAGTAACGTTAATGGCTACCGGAGGCGTGGGAGCTGTATACCAAACCATGACCAATCCGCTGGTTGCCACCGGAGACGGCATTGCCATGGTATACCGGGCCAAAGGTACAGTGAAGGATATGGAATTTATTCAATTTCACCCCACGGCCCTTTATCATCCGGGCGATCGCCCCTCCTTCCTGATCACCGAGGCCATGCGCGGCTACGGCGGCGTGCTTCGCACCAAAGACGGACAGGAGTTTATGCAGAAATACGATTCCCGCCTTTCACTCGCTCCGCGCGACATTGTAGCTCGTGCCATAGACAATGAGATGAAAAACAGGGGCGACGAGCATGTTTATCTGGACGTAACCCATAAGAATGCCGAAGAGACCAAAAAGCACTTCCCCAACATCTACGAGAAGTGCCTCAGTCTGGGCATTGATATTACAAAAGACTATATACCCGTGGCACCTGCCGCCCACTATCTTTGCGGGGGCATCAAGGTAGATTTGAACGGACAATCATCTATCGACCGCCTTTATGCCGTAGGCGAATGCTCGTGCACCGGTCTGCACGGCGGCAACCGACTGGCATCGAACTCCCTGATAGAAGCCGTGGTATATGCCGATGCGGCTGCTAAGCACAGCCTCGAAACCATAGAACACTATTCTTATAATACCGACATACCCGAATGGAACGATGAAGGTACCCGCTCTCCCGAAGAGATGGTACTCATCACACAAAGTATGAAGGAGGTGAATCAGATAATGACTACATACGTGGGGATCGTTCGTTCCGATTTGCGCTTAAAGCGCGCCTGGGACCGACTGGATATTCTTTACGAAGAAACGGAGAGTCTTTTCAAACGCAGCTTTGCATCAAAAGAGATTTGCGAGTTACGTAACGTAATCAATGTGGGATACCTCATCATGCGTCAGGCCATCGAACGCAAAGAGAGCCGCGGGCTGCATTATACCATCGACTATCCACACGCTAAAAAATAA
- a CDS encoding PH domain-containing protein has product MNHIFHARITWYQYVYFVLLTAITVFLVWQKNALPALLFALLLVVLIEKLIHTTYTITSEGNLILSFGRFTKKRTIAIKDILSVEKANSMKFGGFSVTKYILIRHGYDKYVAVLPVKEGEFVELLKKLIIGI; this is encoded by the coding sequence ATGAATCACATCTTCCATGCCCGTATCACTTGGTATCAATATGTTTATTTTGTGCTGTTGACGGCAATTACGGTGTTTCTGGTGTGGCAAAAGAATGCCTTGCCTGCTTTGTTGTTTGCGCTTTTGCTGGTGGTGCTCATCGAGAAACTGATTCATACTACTTACACAATCACTTCGGAGGGCAATCTTATCCTTTCTTTTGGTAGGTTTACGAAGAAACGCACCATAGCAATTAAAGATATTCTTTCGGTTGAAAAGGCCAATTCGATGAAGTTCGGTGGTTTTTCAGTCACTAAATACATCTTGATTCGCCACGGATACGATAAGTATGTGGCTGTGCTGCCCGTTAAGGAGGGGGAGTTTGTTGAGCTTTTGAAGAAGCTCATTATAGGAATTTAA